The Roseofilum casamattae BLCC-M143 nucleotide sequence GGCGTAAGAGCATTGAGAGGAGCCTTCCTTAGTACGAGAGGACCGGGAAGGACGCACCGCTGGTGTACCTGTTATCGTGCCAACGGTAAACGCAGGGTAGCCATGTGCGGAGCGGATAACCGCTGAAAGCATCTAAGTGGGAAGCCCACCTCAAGATGAGTGCTCTCATGGAGTTAATCCAGTAAGGTCACGGAAAGACCATCCGTTTGACAGGCGTTAGGTGGAAGTCCAGTAATGGATGAAGCCGAGACGTGCTGATAGACCGAGGGCTTGACCTATTCTCAATCTACAATGATTTTTCTTCAGTTGTGCAGTCTTCAGGGTTCTACCCTAACTCCTTTCCTGGTGGGGTTAGCGCTGTGGAACCACTTCGACTCCATCCCGAACTCGGTAGTGAAACACAGCAGCGGCGACGATACTTTGGGGGACTCCCCACGGCACAATAGCTCCTTGCCAGGTTTATCATTTAGAAAGCAACCCTAAGTAGATTGGGGTTGCTTCTAGTTTAAATGGTGATTGTGAGTTTTGACTGATTCTGATATAATCAGAGATTGTGTTAATTAAAAGTAGTTATGCCTAAATTAAAAACACGGAAAGCAGCTGCTAAAAGATTTCGCAGTACTGGAAGTGGTAAAATCGTTCGTCGCAGAGCTTTTAAAAACCACTTGCTTCAACATAAAAGCTCTACTCGCAAGCGGAGACTGTCTCAAATGGCAGCTGTCTGTGAGAGAGATGAAGAGAATGTTGTTTTAATGCTGCCTTATCTCTAAAGAGATTAAGTCTTATTGGCGAACCAGTTACTTGTTAATTACGATCGCCGATCGCCAGAACATACATCTACAATTAGAGTACTATGCCTAGAGTCAAGCGGGGTAACGTCGCCCGAAAACGGCGTAAAAAAATTCTGAAGTTAGCGAAAGGGTTCCGAGGTTCTCACTCGAAGCTATTCCGGACGGCTAATCAGCAGGTGATGAAAGCATTGCGTAATGCTTACCGCGATCGCCGCAAGCGCAAGCGCGATTTCCGTCGCTTGTGGATTGTTCGGGTTAATGCTGCCGCTCGCCAAAATGGGATCAGCTACAGTAAGTTAATGGGAAGTCTGAAAAAATCTAATATTCAGATCAATCGGAAAATGCTGGCGGAGATGGCTATTCTGGATCCTCAAGGATTTAGTAAAGTGGTTGAGTTAGCAACCCAGCAGAGTGCTTAGACCATCACTGCTGTTAAGTCAAACAGGAATCATATGATAGAGAGGTTTGGAAGGGCAAAAGATAGTCTTTCTGAACCTCTTAGTTTTCTGCTAGACTTGGTATGTTGTATTGCCTCTCGCATTCAATGGATAATTCACTCCCAGTCACCTATCTACTGTTATTCGTCGTGTTGTTAGCGGCTGCGGCTTGGTTTGTTTTTCGCCAAGTTTGGAAAACCCGTCGTACCGAACAGCTATTTTCTCGGTTGCAAAAGAAACTGAAAACTGAGAAAGGAACACCTCAAGAGTATTACGAATTGGGCTGTCTTTATTCTGATAAAAAACTTTATACAAAAGCCATAAAACTGTTTGAAAAATCCCTCAAGTGCGATGATATTCCAGAGCGAGAAAGTGCTCTAGTCTATAATGCCTTGGGTTATGTTTATGTAGTAAAAGAGCAGTACGATCTGGCAATTCGGCAGTATAAGGAAGCGTTGAAAGCAAACCCAGATTATGCGATCGCCTTCAATAATATTGGATTTGCTTATGAGAAGAAGAATTTAATTGCGCAAGCATTAGAGAGTTACGAGCGCGCGCTGCAAATTGCTCCGAATAATGCAACGGCGAAGAAACGGTATAATTCCTTACAAAAACGTCTCTCCCCAACAAGCTCGTAAGCGATCTCAGGCTAGCAAGCTGCTGGAAAGGCTATACTGACAGAAGTTAATGTGGTTATCTAAGGCTACACTATTGGAGAGTAAGGTGTGGAACAATCTATCGATCGCCTTTGGAGCCAAGTTCTCAATCGTCTAGAGCAACAACTGAGTCAACCGACATTCGAGACATGGATCGAGACAGCAGAGGCGGTTGAGTTCCAAGGCAATTGTCTAATTGTAGCGACGCCAAATCTGTTTGTTCGCAACTGGTTGCAGACAAATTATGTTGATACGATTACCGCAGCGATCGAAGATATTTTGGGCTACCCTGTAGACATAAAAATTACCGTTTTAAATCAATCTTTCACCTCAGAAACGATTAGTCCAATTTGGTCTGATACTCCAAAAGTATCAAAAAGTTCTAGTTCGCTGAAACCGACAGCCTTAAACCCAAAATACCTGTTCGAGCATTTTGTTGTTGGGTCTAATAGTCGGATGGCTCATGCTGCTTCTCTGGCAGTAGCTGAATCTCCCGGACGCGATAATCCTCTGAGTTTTAATCCCCTCTTTCTTTATGGCGGTGTAGGATTAGGAAAAACTCACTTGATGCAAGCAATTGGTCACTACCGCCTGAAAATTTGTCCCGAGGCGAAAGTTTTTTATGTCTCGACCGAAAAGTTCACTAACGATCTCATTATGGCGATTCGTCAAGATAGTCGTCAATCCTTCCGAGATCATTATCGTACTGCTGATGTTTTATTAGTCGATGATATTCAATTTATTGAGGGTCAAGAATCCACTCAAGAAGAATTTTTCCATACCTTTAATACGTTACATGAGGATGGCAAGCAAGTGGTTTTGGCATCCGATCGCCCTCCGAACCAAATGCCGCAATTGCAGGAGCGCCTTTGTTCGCGATTCTCTATGGGTTTGATTGCGGATATTCAGCCTCCAGATTTAGAAACTCGCATGGCTATTTTGCAAAAGAAAGCTGAATATGAAAACTTGGAATTACCGAAGGAAGTGATTGAGTATGTGGCGACTAACTATACTTCAAATATTAGAGAACTTGAAGGTGCATTAATCCGAACGGTGGCTTATCTATCAATTTCTGGGGTATCGATGACTGTTGAGAATATCGCTCCCGTTCTGAATCCTCCAGCAGCCAATGTTGATGTCTCCACTGATACAATTTTTGCCGCAATTGAGGAAGAATTGCGTGTCAGTTCTGATGACTTGAAGAGTAATTCTCGGCGACGAGAAATCAGTCAGGCGCGGCAAATTGCTATGTATTTGATGCGGCAGCATACGGATTTAAGTTTGCCAAAAATAGGAGAAGCATTTGGCGGGAAAGATCATACAACAGTGATGTATAGTTGCGATAAGGTGGCGCAGCGGCGAGACAAAGATCCCGATGTGGCAAAGTTATTGCGGCAACTGAGCGATCGCATTACACTCAGTGGTTTTAGCCGCAAGCCTTTTCCCTAAGTCAACGGGTTGTCTCCGCAGCGGATAGTTACGCCTTCCGGCAT carries:
- the dnaA gene encoding chromosomal replication initiator protein DnaA: MEQSIDRLWSQVLNRLEQQLSQPTFETWIETAEAVEFQGNCLIVATPNLFVRNWLQTNYVDTITAAIEDILGYPVDIKITVLNQSFTSETISPIWSDTPKVSKSSSSLKPTALNPKYLFEHFVVGSNSRMAHAASLAVAESPGRDNPLSFNPLFLYGGVGLGKTHLMQAIGHYRLKICPEAKVFYVSTEKFTNDLIMAIRQDSRQSFRDHYRTADVLLVDDIQFIEGQESTQEEFFHTFNTLHEDGKQVVLASDRPPNQMPQLQERLCSRFSMGLIADIQPPDLETRMAILQKKAEYENLELPKEVIEYVATNYTSNIRELEGALIRTVAYLSISGVSMTVENIAPVLNPPAANVDVSTDTIFAAIEEELRVSSDDLKSNSRRREISQARQIAMYLMRQHTDLSLPKIGEAFGGKDHTTVMYSCDKVAQRRDKDPDVAKLLRQLSDRITLSGFSRKPFP
- a CDS encoding tetratricopeptide repeat protein encodes the protein MDNSLPVTYLLLFVVLLAAAAWFVFRQVWKTRRTEQLFSRLQKKLKTEKGTPQEYYELGCLYSDKKLYTKAIKLFEKSLKCDDIPERESALVYNALGYVYVVKEQYDLAIRQYKEALKANPDYAIAFNNIGFAYEKKNLIAQALESYERALQIAPNNATAKKRYNSLQKRLSPTSS
- the rplT gene encoding 50S ribosomal protein L20 yields the protein MPRVKRGNVARKRRKKILKLAKGFRGSHSKLFRTANQQVMKALRNAYRDRRKRKRDFRRLWIVRVNAAARQNGISYSKLMGSLKKSNIQINRKMLAEMAILDPQGFSKVVELATQQSA
- the rpmI gene encoding 50S ribosomal protein L35; the protein is MPKLKTRKAAAKRFRSTGSGKIVRRRAFKNHLLQHKSSTRKRRLSQMAAVCERDEENVVLMLPYL